The DNA sequence GCAACTTCATTACCCGTTAAATTCATTTTTTTAATAAACCATTGTATAAAGCTTTCTGGATTTAGACTATATCGTTGAAACATATATACTAAATCATACTGATGCGATGGATATGGGACCATCTTTAAATTATTATTTGTGACTGAAGTTAATATCATCTTATCAATATTACAAATGGTATATGTCATATTTCCTAAATCCCCCTTTAAAACTCACACAGCTACTTCTATCCCCTACTTATAAACAATACTATCTACATAATAAAGTTGCTTATGTGGATAAATAAAAACTCGATTTTCGTCGAGTAAATCAATAGTTTGACGGAAAATAAAGAAATCTATCCACAAAATTGTGCATAACTATATTCTAACATAATGTGGAAAAAAATAAATATTTTTATTACCACTTTTTATATTATTTAAGAATTAAACGTTGATTTTTGTCTAATCTTTATCGCTTAATATAATATTTTGTCTATTTTCGAATTAAACATCTATCGATTGTCGAAAAAACGATAGCGTTTTATCCCCAGATTTGATATTTCCCTTAAATCTTCATCAAAAAAAGAGGATTATCTCCTCTTTCTGTTTATAAATCAATAGCAGATCCACTTCGACACCAACGTACAAAGTGTTCACAATTATTTGTTATCAAATGATACTTCTCTTCACCTAATCGACTTAAGGCTCGTAACATGACAACTTCCTTAGGATATTTGATGGGACTATTTACTGTAAAAATAGGCTGTCCCTTTGCAAACTCTTCTAACGATACAATACAGATATGACTAAAATCATAATGAATCACCAATCCAAAACCTAAATATAACCCATGATGGGTATACGGAGTAGGACGAAATCTTTTTACGCAAATATGATCAGCGCAATCTAGATTATATTTTGATTGAATATATTGTTGATTCATCCTAAGATTCAAATCACTATCTATTTTATTGCCAATCGTTCTCCCAATACGACTGAGTTGATCAAATGCACCATAAACCTTTGGATGCTTATCCTGAACGCTCTCCAATAAACTAGAGGGTTTTGATCCTCGATTAGAAGAATTCCGTTTATTGTTATTGCTCAAGACTCTCACCGCCCTATACAATGGTTAATACAGTATATGTCAGTTGATGAAATTTGGCTCAAAAAAATGATGAGAATATCTCATAAAACACACCCTTCTAGCATATATATTGATATCAAAAAGCCCTATTAATTAAAAAAGGAGGAAGAGTATGAGATTTCAACTCGTTGATCCATCATATTGCGTTACCACTGATTTAACCTATCATAAACACGCCATCTATGAAGGCGTTCGTTCGCTTTATCCCAATGTTTCAATTAATGTCCACCGCTATTACTTCGAAATTGAAGATGAATCTTCACAAATCGTCTCTGACTTACCTTTGATTAATGAAGAAATAGCAGCTAGAGATCCCTACTTAAAATCTTTATTTAAAAATCACCCAGTTAAAACCGATAATGAAATCATTTTTTCACCTCTTTTATTTAAAAATGCGTAATCACTAACTACTCATATAAATTCAAAAAGAGCATGTAGCTCTATGACTCTAAAATTTCAGTCATTTTGATACATGCCCTTTTTATATACTTATTTTTGACGCTTTGAAAATAATGACTTCCAAAAACTCTTTTTAACAATCTCAATTGGTTGTCTCGGTTCAATTAGTTCATTTTGATAAACCTTTAATGGATTTTCAATAAATAGTTCTTTGGCTAAATTTGAATCTAACTGTGTCACCGCTTCTAATGCTTTTTGTACCTTTGGCGAACGTTTTCTCGGTGTATGCGCATCAGTGGCAATAAAGTGAATCATATGATGCTCAATTAATTTAAGTACTGTCTGTTGAACTCGTTCTCCAAAGAATCCACGAATACTTCCAACATTAGCTTGGCATAAAACACCGAGATTTAAGAATTTTAATAATAAATTCGGATCTTCCATAATCATTGGATAACGTTCTGGATGTGCCAAAATAGGTGTTAATCCCATTAATCTTAGTTCATAAAAAACATCTTCTGCATACATAGGAATATCGTTCATTGGAAACTCAATTAAAATGTACTGAGAGTTGTTTAATGTGCTGACTTCACCTTCTTGTACTAGCTTTGGTAAATCAGGTGTCATATATACTTCATGTCCTATTGATAAAGTCAAATCAATCTCTTCTTGAACAAATCTCTCATTCATTTCAGCGACTAAAGCCTCAACTTGTGCTTTATTGTAATAGTCACTATATTGGATGTAGTGTGGTGTACAAATAATATGATGAATTCCTTCACTCACCGCAATACGTGCCATTTCTAACGTTTCTTCAATATCTTTTGATCCATCATCAATTCCTGGTAATATGTGGCAGTGTAAA is a window from the Turicibacter bilis genome containing:
- a CDS encoding lecithin retinol acyltransferase family protein, with the protein product MSNNNKRNSSNRGSKPSSLLESVQDKHPKVYGAFDQLSRIGRTIGNKIDSDLNLRMNQQYIQSKYNLDCADHICVKRFRPTPYTHHGLYLGFGLVIHYDFSHICIVSLEEFAKGQPIFTVNSPIKYPKEVVMLRALSRLGEEKYHLITNNCEHFVRWCRSGSAIDL
- a CDS encoding tyrosine-protein phosphatase — encoded protein: MIDLHCHILPGIDDGSKDIEETLEMARIAVSEGIHHIICTPHYIQYSDYYNKAQVEALVAEMNERFVQEEIDLTLSIGHEVYMTPDLPKLVQEGEVSTLNNSQYILIEFPMNDIPMYAEDVFYELRLMGLTPILAHPERYPMIMEDPNLLLKFLNLGVLCQANVGSIRGFFGERVQQTVLKLIEHHMIHFIATDAHTPRKRSPKVQKALEAVTQLDSNLAKELFIENPLKVYQNELIEPRQPIEIVKKSFWKSLFSKRQK